Within the Candidatus Limnocylindrales bacterium genome, the region AGTACGTACCATGCCGAATACCCCGGCCCTTGTTCAGGCCGGTGCTTCTGCCATAGCACCTGGTAAGTGGGCTTCTCCAGAGGATTTGCAAACAGCCAAGGCCATTTTCGATGCCGTGGGGATAACGATTATTGTGGATGAAAAATTGATCGATGCCGTAACCGGATTAAGTGGGAGTGGTCCGGCTTATATCTTTTTGGTTATCAATGCCCTTGCAGATGGCGGCGTTAAAATGGGTTTTTCTAAGGAAGTTGCTTTAAAGCTGGCTGCACAGACCGTTTTCGGCGCCGCAAAACTAGTCCTTGAAACCGGAGAGCATCCTGCAAAACTCATAGATATGGTCACTTCCCCTGGTGGAACTACCATTGCCGGTCTTCATGCTCTAGAAAAAGGGGGCTTGCATGGCATCTTTATGGATGCTGTAGAGGCTGCCACGCTAAGATCTATCGAATTAGGTCGCTAAGGAGGTTAATCATGTTTATCGCCAGTAATTTTATTGAGGCTTTAGCCAGAATCCTGGATATGGCGTTGTCCCTTTACTGGTGGATCGTTGTGATCGCGGTGATTTTATCCTGGATTCCCCTGGACCCCTACAACCCAACTGCACAGGCCATTAAAAATTTCTTTACCAAA harbors:
- the proC gene encoding pyrroline-5-carboxylate reductase: MLKEKKIAFIGAGNMAEALVKGLLNSPLGIKPENLFMSDIRKDRLDFLSQKYAVQVSPSNPFVARKADILILAVKPQNIREVLTDIAPEVTRDKLVISIAAGVKLQTIQDLLETGVRVVRTMPNTPALVQAGASAIAPGKWASPEDLQTAKAIFDAVGITIIVDEKLIDAVTGLSGSGPAYIFLVINALADGGVKMGFSKEVALKLAAQTVFGAAKLVLETGEHPAKLIDMVTSPGGTTIAGLHALEKGGLHGIFMDAVEAATLRSIELGR
- a CDS encoding YggT family protein, whose translation is MFIASNFIEALARILDMALSLYWWIVVIAVILSWIPLDPYNPTAQAIKNFFTKATEPVFSFIRRKLRLYLYTYPIDFTPFIVILAIYFLQIFLVRSLIDLARSLH